A stretch of Oryza brachyantha chromosome 4, ObraRS2, whole genome shotgun sequence DNA encodes these proteins:
- the LOC102709732 gene encoding auxin response factor 10-like: MLTFTELARPTGGGGGEGDGDGAGGSVDSQLWAACAGSMSSVPPVGAAVYYFPQGHAEQASEAVDLSSARVPPLVPCRVVAVRFMADEETDEVFARIRLVPLRPGDAVVDVGEAAAAGEGGRQQEEDRPKPASFAKTLTQSDANNGGGFSVPRFCAETIFPELNYRDEPPVQLIHAKDVHGEQWTFRHIYRGTPRRHLLTTGWSPFVNKKQLLAGDCIVFMRDEGRNIHVGIRRAKRGFCGIGGDDEGLSSLPAWDQFRGLVRGNATAGGESSPTKGKVPPENVLTAATLATSGQPFEVLYYPRASTPEFCVRASAVRTALSVQWCPGMRFKMAFETEDSSRISWFMGTIAGVQAADPIRWPKSPWRLLQVTWDEPELLQNVKRVCPWLVELVSSMPNLHLPSFSSPRKKPRIPPYAEFPPDAQLFNPAFPPNLMAHGHADHHHHLHHGFPFLPFPDGSAQPAGIQGARHAQFASSFPDLYIGNLQPNLMLYSGIRLPPADQAAPRPPRIISTDLTIGSQLAPDEPTTSPSSSARKIDNAKPTGFLLFGQAILTEQQIKNGNSGGRASPGATRKRSLNWDAEKAPNGSEGSDSAGFSEGSPTTTNTPSWRLPYFGDSKSHGSEYELEPGQCKVFVESEAVGRNLDLTALSSFEELFARLSDMFSIDSDGLRSHLVVYRSPAGEVKHAGDEPFCAFVKSARKLRILTDAGSDSLGD; encoded by the exons ATGCTTACCTTCACGGAGCTGGCGAggccgacgggcggcggcggcggtgaaggcgacggcgacggcgccggcgggtcCGTGGACTCGCAGCTGTGGGCGGCGTGCGCGGGGAGCATGTCCTCGGTGCCGCCCGTTGGCGCCGCGGTGTACTACTTCCCGCAGGGCCACGCGGAGCAGGCGAGCGAGGCCGTGGACTTGTCGTCCGCGCGCGTCCCGCCGCTCGTGCCGTGCCGGGTGGTTGCCGTGCGGTTCATGGCCGACGAGGAGACCGACGAGGTCTTCGCCAGGATACGCCTCGTCCCGCTCCGCCCCGGCGACGCGGTTGTGGACgtgggcgaggcggcggcggccggggagggcgggcggcagcaggaggaggataGGCCGAAGCCGGCGTCGTTCGCCAAGACGCTGACGCAGTCCGACGCGAACAACGGTGGCGGGTTCTCGGTGCCGCGGTTCTGCGCCGAGACCATCTTCCCTGAGCTAAACTATAGGGACGAACCGCCCGTCCAGCTCATCCACGCCAAGGACGTGCACGGCGAGCAGTGGACGTTCCGGCACATCTACCGGGGCACCCCGCGCCGGCACCTTCTCACCACAGGGTGGAGTCCCTTCGTCAACAAGAAgcagctcctcgccggcgactgCATCGTGTTCATGCGCGACGAGGGCAGAAACATACACGTCGGGATCCGCCGGGCCAAGCGCGGGTTCTgcggcatcggcggcgacgacgagggcctCTCTTCGTTGCCCGCCTGGGATCAGTTCAGGGGCCTGGTGCGGGGCAATGCAACCGCGGGCGGCGAGAGCAGCCCGACCAAGGGGAAGGTACCCCCGGAGAACGTGCTCACTGCGGCGACGTTGGCCACCTCCGGGCAGCCGTTCGAGGTGCTGTACTACCCGCGGGCGAGCACGCCGGAGTTCTGCGTGAGGGCGAGCGCTGTCAGGACGGCCTTGAGCGTGCAGTGGTGCCCCGGCATGCGGTTCAAGATGGCGTTCGAGACAGAGGACTCGTCGCGAATCAGCTGGTTCATGGGCACCATCGCCGGAGTCCAAGCCGCCGACCCCATCCGGTGGCCGAAGTCGCCATGGCGTCTCCTTCAG GTGACATGGGACGAGCCGGAGCTCCTACAGAACGTGAAGCGCGTGTGCCCGTGGCTGGTGGAGCTCGTGTCGAGCATGCCCaacctccacctgccgtcctTCTCGTCGCCGCGCAAGAAGCCGCGGATCCCGCCCTACGCGGAGTTCCCCCCGGATGCCCAGCTCTTCAACCCAGCGTTCCCGCCAAACCTAATGGCACACGGCCAtgccgaccaccaccaccatctccaCCACGGTTTCCCCTTTCTCCCCTTCCCGGACGGTAGTGCTCAACCTGCAGGCATACAGGGAGCCAGGCATGCGCAGTTCGCTTCATCGTTCCCGGATCTCTACATCGGCAACCTGCAGCCGAACCTGATGCTCTACTCCGGCATCCGCCTCCCGCCCGCCGATCAAGCCGCACCTCGCCCACCGAGAATCATCAGCACTGACCTCACGATCGGCAGCCAGCTCGCGCCCGACGAACCCACGACCTCGCCGTCATCAAGCGCCAGGAAGATCGACAACGCGAAGCCAACGGGGTTTCTCCTTTTTGGACAGGCAATTCTCACCGAGCAGCAGATCAAGAACGGCAACTCCGGTGGTCGGGCCTCGCCGGGAGCCACCCGCAAGCGCTCACTGAACTGGGACGCCGAGAAGGCTCCCAATGGCTCGGAAGGCTCCGACTCCGCCGGGTTCAGCGAGGGcagccccaccaccaccaacacgCCGTCGTGGAGGTTGCCGTATTTTGGAGACAGCAAAAGCCACGGATCCGAGTACGAGCTGGAGCCCGGCCAGTGCAAGGTGTTCGTCGAGTCGGAAGCCGTCGGCCGGAACCTCGATCTCACGGCTCTGAGCTCGTTCGAGGAGCTGTTCGCCCGACTGTCTGACATGTTCAGCATTGACAGCGACGGACTGAGGAGCCACCTGGTGGTGTACCGCAGCCCCGCCGGTGAAGTCAagcacgccggcgacgagccaTTCTG CGCGTTCGTGAAATCGGCTCGTAAGCTTAGGATACTGACAGATGCCGGCAGCGACAGCCTGGGAGATTAG